One window of Actinomycetota bacterium genomic DNA carries:
- a CDS encoding PD-(D/E)XK nuclease family protein, which yields MTYSHSQLETFEACPLKYRLQYLERIKAGRRGIEAFMGSVVHATLEKLYRDLRMSRLPGPEEVGRYFLDQWEAGFGDDIFIVRSEYRAEDYRETGLRCVQEYYARYHPFTGGVPIWLEKMVRIPLYDAEGRQIDFVGVLDRLDGLEEGRYEIHDYKTSQTLPTREQLEKDRQLSLYQLAVEKAFPDAREVELVWHYLVFGRELRLKRERRDLDGVAAAAVEVVQRIESSQEFPPRESELCEWCEFQEYCPRRKHLFMTASLPVRELGMDRGIQLVDQYAEWQARKKEAEDQIELLRRELLEFADFHGVDNIRGSFKVLSIRREMRPKLPPPGSAEREAVEEALKREGVWEKVSVLNAQKLASLLSSGSLDESRRARLEEVITCEEVPTLRLRKMEGQA from the coding sequence GTGACTTACTCGCACAGCCAGCTGGAGACCTTCGAGGCCTGCCCGCTCAAGTACAGGCTGCAATACCTGGAGCGCATAAAGGCGGGCCGGCGCGGCATCGAAGCTTTCATGGGCTCCGTGGTCCATGCCACGCTGGAGAAGCTGTACAGGGACCTCCGCATGTCCCGCCTGCCGGGTCCGGAGGAGGTGGGCAGGTATTTCCTCGACCAGTGGGAGGCCGGTTTCGGTGACGACATCTTCATCGTGAGGAGCGAGTACCGGGCCGAGGATTACCGGGAAACGGGCCTGCGCTGCGTGCAGGAATACTACGCCCGTTATCACCCGTTCACCGGCGGTGTCCCCATCTGGCTCGAGAAGATGGTCAGGATTCCCCTCTACGACGCGGAGGGAAGGCAGATCGATTTCGTGGGAGTCCTGGACAGGCTGGACGGGCTGGAGGAAGGACGCTACGAGATCCATGACTATAAGACCTCCCAGACACTGCCCACCCGGGAACAGTTGGAGAAAGACCGGCAGCTCAGCCTCTACCAGCTCGCCGTGGAGAAGGCCTTCCCCGATGCCCGGGAGGTGGAGCTGGTCTGGCACTACCTGGTCTTCGGGCGCGAACTGCGCCTGAAGAGAGAGCGGCGCGACCTTGACGGGGTGGCCGCCGCAGCCGTGGAGGTGGTGCAGCGCATCGAGAGCTCCCAGGAATTTCCACCACGGGAGAGCGAGCTCTGCGAGTGGTGCGAGTTTCAGGAGTATTGCCCCAGGCGCAAGCACCTTTTCATGACCGCCTCCCTCCCCGTGCGCGAGCTGGGGATGGACAGGGGCATACAGCTCGTGGACCAGTACGCGGAGTGGCAGGCGAGAAAGAAAGAGGCGGAGGACCAGATAGAGCTGCTGCGCCGGGAGCTGCTGGAGTTCGCCGACTTCCACGGCGTGGACAACATCCGGGGCAGCTTCAAGGTCCTGAGCATAAGGCGCGAGATGAGACCGAAGCTGCCGCCTCCCGGCAGCGCGGAAAGGGAGGCCGTGGAGGAGGCGCTCAAGCGTGAGGGCGTGTGGGAAAAAGTCAGCGTCCTCAACGCGCAGAAGCTCGCTTCCCTGCTCTCCAGCGGTTCCCTCGACGAGTCGCGGAGGGCACGGCTGGAGGAGGTGATCACCTGCGAGGAGGTGCCCACCCTGCGGTTGAGGAAAATGGAGGGGCAGGCTTAG